A single genomic interval of uncultured Pseudodesulfovibrio sp. harbors:
- a CDS encoding ABC transporter permease gives MFAFAVKRILQAVVVMLIISFIGFAIKHNFGDPVRELVGERVTPAERAEIREKLGLNDPFMTQYVRFLGNALHGDLGQSYFYKKSATEVIIKKAPATLELVFCSALIILLLSVPLGIYAAIKPKKWFSRFIMGSSIVGVSMPVFLTAILLIYIFSVELHWLPSFGRGDTVQLFGFWDSGLLTVDGLKHLIMPSIALSSIMLPLFIRLIRSEMMEVLESEYVKYAWAKGIKPRRVWWVHAFKNTLLPVITVGGVQLGIMVAFTILTETVFQWQGMGSMFIESVERSDTSLMVAYLVFVGMVFVLVNTAVDIIYGLVNPTVRVAGRK, from the coding sequence ATGTTTGCATTTGCAGTAAAAAGAATTCTTCAAGCGGTGGTAGTCATGCTCATCATCAGCTTCATCGGATTCGCCATCAAACACAATTTCGGCGATCCGGTCCGTGAGCTGGTAGGTGAACGTGTCACCCCTGCCGAACGAGCTGAGATTCGAGAAAAGCTCGGTCTCAACGACCCGTTCATGACACAGTACGTCCGTTTCCTTGGCAACGCGCTCCACGGAGACCTCGGACAAAGTTACTTCTACAAAAAATCAGCGACCGAAGTCATTATCAAGAAAGCTCCGGCTACCCTTGAACTGGTATTCTGTTCCGCGCTCATCATTCTTCTCCTGTCCGTTCCGCTGGGCATTTACGCGGCCATCAAGCCGAAAAAATGGTTCAGCCGATTCATTATGGGAAGTTCCATCGTCGGCGTATCCATGCCGGTATTCCTAACGGCAATTCTCCTCATATACATCTTTTCAGTCGAGCTGCACTGGCTGCCTTCATTCGGGCGAGGCGACACAGTTCAGCTCTTCGGTTTCTGGGACAGCGGATTATTGACCGTCGACGGTCTCAAGCATCTCATCATGCCATCCATTGCTCTCTCCTCCATCATGCTCCCTCTCTTCATCCGTCTCATTCGTTCGGAAATGATGGAAGTTCTGGAAAGCGAATACGTTAAATACGCATGGGCCAAAGGCATCAAGCCCCGCCGCGTCTGGTGGGTGCACGCCTTCAAGAACACTCTGCTCCCGGTAATCACCGTCGGCGGTGTCCAGCTCGGTATCATGGTGGCATTCACCATCCTGACCGAAACCGTATTCCAATGGCAGGGCATGGGCTCCATGTTCATCGAATCCGTTGAACGATCCGATACGTCACTGATGGTTGCCTATCTCGTCTTTGTCGGCATGGTCTTCGTTCTGGTCAACACTGCCGTCGACATCATCTACGGCCTCGTCAACCCCACCGTCCGCGTGGCAGGGAGGAAGTAG
- a CDS encoding ABC transporter permease: MRTKWQRFKESYMLYSFLRDPVALGSFIILAVLVISAFGAPLIAPHNPYDSTTIDIMDAQIAPAWSDGGSSNFLLGTDAQGRDILSTMLYGMRVSLIIGIGAVCLQAFIGIIVGLLSGYVRRLDNILMRVADVQLSFSTYMVAIFIGAIIQTAFGVAGYDRVAVPLLIVVIGLAEWPQYARTVRASVLAERRKEYVEAARVIGLSQTRIMWRHILPNTLSPVLVISTVQVANAIMSEAALSFLGLGMPVNKPSLGSLITAGFEYIFSGSWWITIFPGILLVSLILVINLLGDWVRDFLNPKLYKG; encoded by the coding sequence ATGAGAACCAAATGGCAGCGCTTCAAAGAATCATACATGCTCTACAGCTTCCTTCGGGACCCTGTGGCGCTCGGAAGCTTCATCATACTGGCTGTGCTCGTGATCTCCGCCTTTGGCGCACCGCTCATCGCTCCGCACAACCCATATGATTCCACCACCATCGACATCATGGACGCACAGATTGCGCCAGCATGGTCTGACGGCGGTTCCAGCAACTTCCTGCTCGGCACGGACGCACAGGGACGCGACATCCTGTCCACCATGCTCTACGGCATGCGCGTCTCGCTGATTATCGGCATCGGTGCCGTCTGTCTTCAGGCGTTCATCGGCATTATCGTCGGCCTGCTGTCCGGATACGTCCGGCGGCTCGACAATATTCTGATGCGCGTCGCGGATGTTCAGCTTTCGTTCTCCACGTACATGGTGGCCATCTTTATCGGTGCCATCATCCAGACCGCTTTCGGTGTGGCCGGATACGACCGTGTAGCCGTCCCCCTGCTCATCGTCGTCATCGGGCTGGCTGAATGGCCGCAGTATGCACGTACCGTGCGCGCCTCGGTGCTGGCAGAACGGCGAAAGGAATATGTTGAAGCAGCCAGAGTCATCGGCCTTTCACAGACACGCATCATGTGGCGACACATTCTGCCCAATACGCTCTCGCCGGTACTGGTCATCTCCACCGTACAGGTGGCAAACGCCATCATGAGCGAGGCCGCCCTCTCCTTCCTCGGACTGGGCATGCCCGTGAACAAACCGTCACTGGGATCACTGATTACCGCCGGATTCGAATACATCTTCTCCGGTTCCTGGTGGATCACCATCTTCCCCGGCATCCTGCTGGTCTCCCTGATCCTTGTAATCAACCTTCTTGGCGACTGGGTTCGGGACTTCCTCAACCCCAAACTGTATAAGGGGTAA
- a CDS encoding ABC transporter ATP-binding protein yields the protein MESLINIKNLRVDFELRSGTVRAVRDVSLDINKGERLGIVGESGAGKSVLGFSIINLISKPGKITGGEIFFGGNDISKYSYDKMREIRGNHISMIFQDPMMTLNPVLTIGTQMKETILAHTKMSDKEAEAICLEKLRKVYIPSPEKRLDQYPHEFSGGMRQRIVIAISLLTNPKLIIADEPTTALDVTIQAEIMDLLLELCKTENMGLILITHDLAVVSEVTQRIAVLYAGKVVELGPTEQIISNPQHPYTQGLIKALPQMAGGADRLNQIPGMMPSLREMPVGCPFEPRCEISKEKCKTKIPTLTELETGTQVACFMREEGK from the coding sequence GTGGAATCACTTATCAACATCAAAAACCTTCGAGTTGACTTTGAACTGCGCTCCGGCACCGTCCGGGCCGTACGAGATGTCAGCCTGGACATCAATAAAGGCGAACGCCTCGGCATTGTAGGCGAATCCGGCGCAGGCAAATCCGTGCTCGGTTTCTCCATCATCAACCTCATCTCCAAACCCGGTAAGATCACCGGCGGCGAGATTTTCTTTGGTGGCAACGACATCTCCAAGTATTCCTACGACAAGATGCGCGAAATCAGAGGAAATCACATTTCCATGATCTTTCAGGACCCCATGATGACCCTCAATCCGGTCCTGACCATCGGCACACAGATGAAGGAAACCATCCTTGCCCACACGAAAATGTCGGACAAGGAAGCCGAGGCAATCTGTCTGGAAAAGCTACGCAAGGTCTACATTCCCTCACCGGAAAAAAGGCTCGACCAGTATCCGCACGAATTCTCCGGAGGCATGCGCCAGCGCATCGTCATCGCCATTTCGCTGCTGACCAACCCGAAACTGATCATCGCCGATGAGCCGACCACGGCACTCGACGTGACCATTCAGGCCGAAATCATGGACCTGCTCCTTGAGCTGTGTAAAACGGAAAACATGGGGCTTATCCTCATTACTCACGACCTCGCTGTCGTGTCCGAAGTCACCCAGCGTATCGCAGTGCTCTATGCAGGCAAAGTGGTCGAACTCGGTCCCACCGAGCAGATTATCAGCAATCCTCAGCACCCGTACACACAGGGACTGATCAAAGCCTTGCCGCAAATGGCAGGTGGTGCCGATCGTCTGAACCAGATTCCCGGCATGATGCCGTCACTTCGCGAAATGCCCGTAGGCTGTCCTTTCGAACCGCGTTGTGAAATCTCCAAAGAAAAATGTAAAACCAAGATCCCGACTTTGACGGAGCTTGAAACCGGCACACAGGTTGCCTGCTTCATGCGCGAGGAGGGCAAATAA
- a CDS encoding TIGR03960 family B12-binding radical SAM protein produces the protein MKELLPILPRPSRYLGSEWGATIKDPTTVTVRCALAFPDMYEIGMSYLGQKILSECINAHPQFWAERVFTPCVETAAILREHNTPLATLESDTPLGEMDVVGISLTHELCYTNVLYMLDLAGIPFRTADRDESHPLIIAGGGATFNAEPVAPFFDAMVIGDGEEAMPGVLACVEKAKEEGLSRDELLRNLINVPGIYIPSFFEDQGPDQPLKPLIEGYESIDKAVVDDLNKIDFPKGQTIPFNAIHDRLTMEIARGCTRGCRFCQAGMIYRPVRERSLENLDEILTEGLARTGYEETSMLSLSTGDFSALDTFFTQSFDKCASEQIAISLPSLRVGSLSEPIMERISSIRRTGATLAPEAGSQRLRDVINKGINEEELIEHVRLLFDNGWQGVKLYFMIGLPTETDEDLDAIVDLCLKVRDSAGRHLKRLQVSAAVSPFVPKPQTPFQWEPQCSYDEIYRKIGYLRDQFRRHKRISMRFHEPSMSSLEGVFSRGDRRLAEVVERAYELGALFSSWKDHLKLEPYKQAMEELNLSWDEYTGPRDPEGPLPWDHLSCGLTKKFLKAEHARALSEKITEDCRYGACRNCGVCEFDGRVSTLKEQAKTKDIRPKMVFTTRDQEGEQPPYSVEKPDLTVKGGHYRLWFEKNGPAAYLSQLELQDVFERAFRRAKLPLSFSAGFHPMPKLSFGMALPVGVASTAEWINVFFREDFEPTDIIKRLIPVMPEGLKPLKADRLSMGKKQPQAVEEVFELVLKKDAEQRINQWNTYLDSAEFKVEKRTKKGMKEMDVRPLVKESTKNGDTLTIVFDWRQRYMSPLALVMAVMKGISQLDFTLTKKAQRFD, from the coding sequence ATGAAAGAACTTCTGCCCATACTCCCCCGCCCCTCACGTTACCTCGGCAGCGAATGGGGTGCCACCATCAAGGACCCGACAACCGTCACGGTACGGTGCGCCCTCGCCTTCCCGGACATGTACGAAATCGGCATGTCCTATCTCGGGCAGAAAATCCTTTCCGAATGCATCAACGCCCACCCGCAGTTCTGGGCCGAACGCGTCTTCACTCCGTGCGTGGAAACCGCTGCCATCCTGCGCGAGCACAATACACCGCTCGCCACGCTTGAATCCGACACGCCGCTCGGCGAAATGGATGTTGTCGGCATCAGCCTGACGCACGAGCTCTGCTACACCAATGTCCTGTACATGCTCGATCTCGCGGGCATTCCGTTCCGCACGGCAGACCGTGACGAATCCCATCCGCTCATCATTGCAGGCGGCGGCGCGACATTCAATGCGGAACCCGTGGCACCGTTCTTTGACGCCATGGTCATCGGTGATGGCGAAGAAGCCATGCCGGGAGTCCTTGCCTGTGTTGAAAAGGCCAAGGAAGAGGGCCTGTCACGCGATGAACTTCTGCGTAACCTCATCAATGTCCCCGGCATTTACATTCCCTCCTTCTTTGAGGATCAGGGGCCGGACCAACCTTTGAAACCACTGATCGAAGGCTATGAAAGCATAGACAAGGCCGTAGTTGACGACCTCAACAAAATTGATTTTCCCAAGGGGCAGACCATCCCCTTCAATGCGATTCATGACCGGTTGACCATGGAAATCGCCCGCGGCTGCACACGCGGCTGCCGTTTCTGTCAGGCGGGCATGATATACCGCCCCGTTCGCGAACGCTCTCTTGAAAACCTCGACGAAATTCTCACCGAAGGCCTCGCAAGGACCGGATACGAAGAGACATCCATGCTCTCGCTGTCCACAGGCGATTTTTCGGCTCTGGACACCTTCTTCACCCAGAGCTTTGACAAATGTGCGTCCGAGCAGATCGCCATTTCCCTGCCCTCCCTGCGAGTCGGCTCGCTCTCCGAACCGATCATGGAACGCATTTCCTCCATCCGCCGCACCGGAGCGACCCTTGCCCCGGAAGCAGGAAGCCAGCGGTTACGCGACGTCATCAACAAGGGCATCAATGAGGAAGAACTCATCGAGCATGTCCGCCTGCTGTTCGACAACGGCTGGCAGGGCGTCAAACTCTACTTCATGATCGGCCTGCCCACTGAGACGGACGAGGATCTCGACGCCATCGTCGACCTCTGCCTCAAAGTACGCGACTCAGCCGGACGGCACCTGAAACGATTGCAGGTCTCGGCAGCGGTATCACCTTTCGTACCCAAGCCGCAGACACCATTCCAGTGGGAACCGCAATGCTCGTATGATGAAATATATCGCAAGATCGGCTACCTGCGCGACCAGTTCAGGCGCCACAAACGCATCAGCATGCGCTTCCACGAACCGTCAATGTCCTCGCTTGAAGGCGTGTTCTCCCGCGGTGACCGCCGTCTGGCCGAAGTGGTCGAACGGGCATACGAACTCGGCGCACTCTTTTCCAGTTGGAAAGACCATCTCAAGCTGGAGCCGTACAAGCAGGCCATGGAAGAACTCAACCTCTCGTGGGATGAATACACAGGCCCGCGCGACCCCGAAGGCCCACTCCCGTGGGACCACCTGTCCTGCGGACTGACGAAAAAATTTCTCAAGGCCGAGCATGCCCGCGCCCTGTCCGAAAAAATCACCGAAGACTGCCGCTACGGCGCATGCCGCAACTGCGGCGTATGTGAATTCGACGGACGTGTTTCCACTCTGAAGGAGCAGGCCAAGACCAAGGACATCCGTCCGAAAATGGTCTTCACCACCCGAGATCAGGAAGGCGAACAACCACCCTATTCCGTTGAGAAGCCGGACCTAACCGTCAAGGGCGGACACTATCGCCTCTGGTTTGAGAAAAACGGTCCGGCTGCGTACCTCAGCCAGCTTGAATTGCAGGACGTATTTGAACGCGCATTCCGCCGCGCCAAACTCCCGCTGAGCTTTTCCGCAGGTTTCCATCCCATGCCGAAACTGTCATTTGGCATGGCCCTGCCGGTCGGCGTCGCCAGTACCGCAGAATGGATCAATGTCTTTTTCCGTGAAGATTTCGAACCCACAGATATCATCAAGCGGCTCATCCCTGTCATGCCCGAAGGGTTGAAACCGCTCAAAGCCGACCGGCTTTCCATGGGAAAGAAACAACCACAGGCCGTCGAGGAAGTGTTCGAACTGGTGCTGAAAAAAGATGCGGAACAACGCATCAACCAGTGGAATACCTACCTTGATTCTGCTGAATTCAAGGTGGAAAAGCGGACCAAGAAAGGCATGAAGGAAATGGATGTCCGGCCTTTGGTCAAGGAATCGACCAAGAACGGCGACACCCTAACCATCGTGTTCGACTGGCGGCAGCGCTACATGAGCCCGCTCGCACTCGTCATGGCCGTCATGAAGGGCATATCACAGCTCGATTTCACACTGACCAAAAAGGCACAGCGATTCGACTAA
- the neuC gene encoding UDP-N-acetylglucosamine 2-epimerase, whose product MKKVCVFTGTRAEYGLLSPLMRLLDQDADFQLQLLVSGTHLSSEHGMTCRVIEEDGFSIDEKVDIMSEDDSAAGVCESMGRGVAGYGAALGRLNPDMLVILGDRFEALAAASAAAVCGVPVVHLHGGETTLGAMDEVFRHAITKLSSLHFPATDQYRRRIIQMGESPDRVFNVGALGLENISRMELMPQAELEEELGFVMGDSCLLVTFHPATMDTLPAREQMKVFLDALGGLDDVKVLFTKANADAGGREINKMVDEYAASHPEQAAAYTSLGQLRYLSAMSHAGAVVGNSSSGIIEAPGMGTPTVNIGSRQEGRARADSVIDCGLDVDAIRGAIQKAVSPEFQASARNVVSPYYQENTAQKMVQLIKDFNPEKGLCKTFHDIPEDVTIS is encoded by the coding sequence GTGAAAAAAGTCTGTGTGTTTACTGGAACACGGGCCGAATATGGTCTTTTGTCGCCGCTGATGCGCCTGCTGGATCAGGATGCCGATTTTCAACTGCAACTGTTGGTCAGCGGGACGCATCTTTCGTCAGAACACGGTATGACCTGCCGGGTGATCGAAGAGGATGGATTCAGCATCGACGAGAAAGTCGATATCATGAGCGAAGACGACAGCGCGGCCGGGGTCTGTGAATCCATGGGGCGCGGTGTTGCCGGGTACGGGGCGGCGCTTGGGCGTTTGAATCCGGATATGCTTGTCATTCTGGGGGATCGTTTCGAGGCGCTGGCTGCTGCTTCCGCTGCTGCCGTGTGCGGTGTGCCTGTCGTGCATCTGCATGGTGGGGAGACGACTCTCGGTGCGATGGACGAGGTGTTCCGTCATGCCATAACCAAGCTCAGTTCATTGCATTTTCCTGCTACTGACCAATACAGGCGGCGGATCATCCAGATGGGTGAAAGCCCGGACAGGGTTTTCAACGTCGGCGCACTGGGCTTGGAGAATATTTCCCGCATGGAGCTGATGCCGCAGGCGGAACTGGAAGAGGAGCTTGGCTTTGTCATGGGTGACAGTTGCCTTTTGGTGACATTTCACCCTGCGACCATGGATACGCTTCCCGCCCGGGAACAGATGAAGGTATTTCTGGATGCGCTTGGGGGACTTGATGATGTCAAGGTGCTGTTCACCAAGGCCAATGCCGATGCCGGTGGGCGGGAGATCAACAAGATGGTTGACGAGTATGCCGCGTCCCATCCTGAGCAGGCCGCTGCCTATACTTCTCTCGGCCAGCTTCGATACCTGAGCGCCATGTCGCATGCTGGCGCAGTGGTCGGCAATTCTTCAAGCGGCATAATCGAGGCTCCCGGCATGGGCACTCCCACCGTGAATATCGGTTCACGGCAGGAAGGGCGTGCGCGTGCCGACAGTGTCATCGATTGCGGATTGGACGTGGATGCCATCCGTGGTGCAATCCAAAAAGCCGTATCGCCGGAATTCCAAGCCTCGGCAAGGAATGTCGTCAGTCCATACTATCAGGAAAACACGGCACAAAAGATGGTGCAGTTGATCAAGGACTTCAATCCGGAAAAAGGGCTGTGCAAGACCTTTCATGACATCCCGGAGGATGTCACGATCAGTTAG
- a CDS encoding ABC transporter substrate-binding protein — MKLSSMKSAGKFSLLALTFIMSAMLLVGCGEGEKKQEAEKAAAPEKVVLKVAMDADPVSLDPQVQLSGGMLQYSHMVFDSLVRYSKDMKFEPRLAEKWERIDDNTMRFHLRKGVKFHSGNDFTAEDVVFSVDRLKKSEDFKGLFEPFVGAKAVDDYTVDLITKKPYGLVLNMATYIFPMDKKFYTGTDDKGKPKDMILKTDYSFANVNESGTGPYVVTTREQGVKVVFTRFADYWDHTGNVEEIILTPIKNDATRVAALLSGDVDFIMPVPPQDLDRIKNTDGLQLVTMSGSRIITFQLNGERNPALADPKVRLAMAYAYDNQGVVEKIMKGFGTAAGQLSPEGLAGYNPSLTPRYDLEKAKALMAESGFANGFEATMISPNNRYVNDEKIAEAFVSMMSKIGIKISLKTMPKAQYWDQYDAQVADIQMLGWHPDSEDSGNYYEFLSMCRNADTGYGQYNSGSYCNPRVDELTLAAQTETDTTKRSGMLQEIEKIQYDEAGFIPLHWQHLSWASKTGMNTDDIVNVMNFPYFGDLVVK; from the coding sequence ATGAAACTGTCGTCGATGAAATCCGCCGGCAAATTTTCGCTACTCGCCCTCACCTTCATCATGTCCGCGATGCTGCTGGTCGGCTGCGGCGAAGGCGAAAAGAAGCAGGAAGCTGAAAAAGCCGCTGCCCCTGAAAAAGTCGTTCTCAAAGTCGCCATGGATGCTGATCCGGTCTCCCTGGACCCGCAGGTTCAGCTTTCCGGCGGTATGCTCCAGTACTCCCACATGGTATTCGACTCTCTCGTCCGCTACTCCAAGGACATGAAGTTTGAACCCCGTCTGGCCGAAAAGTGGGAACGCATTGACGACAACACCATGCGCTTCCACCTGCGTAAAGGCGTCAAGTTCCACTCCGGCAACGATTTTACCGCTGAAGACGTGGTCTTCTCCGTGGATCGCCTGAAGAAGTCCGAAGACTTCAAGGGCCTGTTCGAGCCTTTCGTCGGTGCCAAGGCAGTCGACGACTACACTGTCGACCTCATCACCAAGAAGCCCTACGGTCTGGTGCTGAACATGGCTACCTACATCTTCCCCATGGACAAGAAGTTCTACACCGGAACCGACGACAAGGGTAAGCCCAAGGACATGATCCTCAAGACGGACTACTCCTTCGCCAACGTCAATGAATCCGGTACCGGCCCCTACGTGGTCACCACCCGTGAACAGGGTGTGAAGGTCGTCTTCACCCGTTTCGCCGACTACTGGGATCACACCGGCAACGTGGAAGAAATCATCCTGACCCCGATCAAGAACGACGCTACCCGCGTGGCAGCACTGCTCTCCGGCGATGTCGATTTCATCATGCCCGTTCCGCCGCAGGATCTCGACCGCATCAAGAACACCGATGGCTTGCAGCTCGTGACCATGTCCGGCTCCCGCATCATCACCTTCCAGCTCAACGGCGAACGCAATCCCGCTCTGGCTGACCCCAAGGTCCGTCTGGCCATGGCGTACGCCTATGACAACCAGGGTGTTGTCGAAAAGATCATGAAGGGCTTCGGAACGGCAGCCGGCCAGCTGAGCCCCGAGGGACTCGCAGGCTACAATCCGTCCCTGACTCCCCGCTACGACCTTGAAAAAGCCAAGGCCCTGATGGCCGAATCCGGCTTTGCCAACGGCTTCGAAGCAACCATGATCTCCCCCAACAACCGCTACGTCAACGATGAGAAGATTGCAGAAGCTTTCGTCTCCATGATGTCCAAGATCGGTATCAAGATCAGCCTGAAGACCATGCCCAAGGCCCAATACTGGGATCAGTATGACGCTCAGGTCGCTGACATCCAGATGCTCGGCTGGCACCCCGACTCCGAGGACTCCGGCAACTACTACGAGTTCCTGTCCATGTGCCGCAACGCCGATACCGGCTACGGCCAGTACAACTCCGGCAGCTACTGCAACCCCCGTGTCGACGAGCTGACTCTGGCAGCACAGACTGAAACCGACACAACCAAGCGCTCCGGAATGTTGCAGGAAATCGAGAAGATTCAGTACGACGAAGCAGGCTTCATCCCGCTGCACTGGCAGCACCTGTCCTGGGCCTCCAAGACCGGCATGAACACCGACGACATCGTCAACGTCATGAACTTCCCGTACTTCGGGGACCTGGTCGTCAAGTAA
- a CDS encoding OFA family MFS transporter, which yields MTNAQPMNRWLVVVGAILIQLCLGAIYAWSVFTPALKNAGWSKVDTQVVFAVGLACFAAVMVWAGRRLADWGPRKLTFVSGLVLGAGYTLAGLLGGTDFWILLLCIGVIGGAGIGIGYVVPIAVGMRWFPDKKGLITGLAVAGFGFGAMGWVKLAGSWGHLIENFGLSATFTIYGFSFASLVIFGGIWMVFPPSGWLPKGYTPPQSESSPTSVENNAPKGLALLKTYQFKLIFLTFVFSAGAGLMSIGLMKLYPMEALQNAGYSAAEASAIAGTAMAVFFSFANGIGRIVWGTLSDLMGRKASIIIMTVTQGICVLAFPTMARSEFVLYVGATFIGFNFGGNFALFPTMTADTFGAKNVGQNYPYVFLAYGVGGIFGPILGGVLGDMGNFPMAFTICGVFCLLGALLTWYTKPLEIEGKTAGD from the coding sequence ATGACAAACGCACAACCAATGAACCGCTGGCTCGTGGTAGTCGGGGCAATTCTCATCCAACTCTGTCTGGGGGCCATCTATGCATGGTCCGTCTTCACTCCCGCCCTCAAAAATGCCGGTTGGTCCAAGGTCGACACGCAGGTCGTCTTTGCCGTCGGTCTGGCCTGCTTTGCCGCAGTCATGGTCTGGGCAGGTCGGCGTCTGGCTGACTGGGGACCTCGCAAACTGACTTTTGTCAGCGGCCTCGTCCTTGGAGCGGGGTACACCCTGGCAGGTCTTCTCGGCGGAACGGATTTCTGGATTCTGCTTCTGTGCATCGGCGTCATCGGCGGCGCGGGAATAGGCATCGGATACGTGGTGCCGATCGCCGTGGGCATGCGCTGGTTTCCGGACAAAAAGGGATTGATAACCGGCCTTGCCGTCGCCGGATTCGGTTTCGGAGCAATGGGATGGGTGAAGCTGGCCGGTTCATGGGGGCACCTCATTGAAAACTTCGGGCTGTCAGCCACGTTCACCATTTACGGATTTTCCTTTGCCTCCCTCGTCATCTTCGGCGGCATATGGATGGTTTTCCCACCTTCGGGCTGGCTTCCCAAGGGATATACGCCGCCCCAATCCGAGAGTTCCCCCACCTCAGTTGAAAACAACGCCCCCAAGGGACTCGCGCTGCTCAAGACATATCAATTCAAACTCATCTTCCTGACGTTCGTTTTCAGTGCCGGGGCAGGCCTCATGTCCATCGGACTGATGAAGCTCTACCCCATGGAAGCATTGCAGAATGCGGGATATTCCGCTGCCGAGGCAAGTGCAATCGCAGGAACGGCCATGGCGGTCTTCTTCAGCTTTGCCAACGGGATCGGACGCATCGTATGGGGGACCCTCAGCGATCTCATGGGCAGAAAGGCGTCAATCATCATCATGACCGTCACACAGGGGATCTGCGTTCTGGCCTTCCCGACCATGGCACGCAGCGAGTTCGTTCTCTACGTCGGCGCGACATTCATCGGCTTCAACTTCGGCGGCAACTTCGCCCTGTTCCCGACCATGACCGCGGACACGTTCGGGGCAAAAAACGTCGGGCAGAACTACCCATACGTATTTCTCGCATATGGAGTGGGCGGCATTTTCGGTCCCATCCTCGGCGGGGTACTCGGCGACATGGGCAACTTCCCCATGGCCTTTACCATTTGCGGTGTATTCTGCCTGCTCGGAGCGCTTTTGACATGGTATACAAAACCGCTTGAAATCGAGGGGAAAACAGCAGGCGATTAA
- the neuB gene encoding N-acetylneuraminate synthase, producing MKEKIFIIAEAGVNHNGDEDMAFRLVDAAAEAGADAVKFQTFKAELLVTGDAGKAEYQKSSTAGDDSQINMLRGLELDGDMHHRLADYCKEKGILFLSTAFDLPSVDLLDSMGLDIFKIPSGEITNLLFLRKIGGLGKRVIMSTGMSMPDEIAAALEVLVKAGTPLERISVLHCNTEYPTPFEDVNLRAMNSIGRQFPGIRIGYSDHTLGIEVPIAAAALGASIIEKHFTLDKTLPGPDHKASLDPVELKAMVRAVRNIESALGSDVKQTSPSEMKNKAVARKSIVAAGPIRKGEVFTEENLTAKRPGTGISPMRWDDMLGRVAGRDYLADELIDSSELDAGA from the coding sequence ATGAAAGAAAAAATTTTTATTATTGCAGAAGCCGGTGTGAACCATAATGGTGATGAGGATATGGCCTTTCGATTGGTTGACGCAGCGGCGGAAGCCGGGGCCGACGCCGTCAAGTTTCAGACTTTCAAGGCCGAACTTCTTGTGACCGGAGATGCCGGGAAAGCCGAGTATCAGAAAAGCTCCACTGCCGGGGACGATTCACAGATAAACATGCTGCGCGGGCTGGAGTTGGATGGTGACATGCATCACCGTCTGGCTGACTACTGCAAGGAAAAGGGCATCCTGTTTCTTTCCACTGCCTTCGATTTGCCGAGTGTGGACCTGCTGGATTCCATGGGGCTGGACATTTTCAAGATTCCCTCCGGTGAAATCACGAATCTTCTTTTCCTCAGAAAAATCGGCGGACTCGGAAAGCGGGTCATCATGTCCACGGGCATGTCCATGCCGGATGAGATAGCTGCCGCGCTCGAGGTACTGGTCAAGGCCGGTACGCCGCTGGAGCGCATATCAGTGCTTCATTGCAACACCGAATATCCAACGCCGTTCGAGGATGTGAACCTTCGGGCCATGAACAGTATCGGGCGACAGTTCCCCGGTATACGGATCGGCTATTCCGATCATACGCTGGGGATTGAGGTGCCGATTGCCGCTGCCGCCCTTGGAGCCTCGATCATTGAAAAGCATTTCACTCTGGACAAGACTCTTCCGGGGCCGGACCACAAGGCTTCGCTCGATCCGGTAGAGTTGAAGGCCATGGTTCGGGCTGTGCGAAATATTGAAAGCGCCTTGGGCAGTGACGTGAAGCAGACTTCACCCAGTGAGATGAAGAACAAGGCGGTTGCCCGAAAAAGTATCGTTGCGGCAGGTCCCATTCGTAAGGGCGAAGTCTTTACCGAGGAGAATCTGACGGCCAAACGTCCCGGCACCGGCATCAGTCCCATGCGGTGGGACGACATGCTTGGACGAGTCGCCGGACGCGATTATCTGGCTGATGAACTCATTGATAGTTCGGAACTTGACGCAGGAGCCTGA